Proteins encoded by one window of Arachis hypogaea cultivar Tifrunner chromosome 1, arahy.Tifrunner.gnm2.J5K5, whole genome shotgun sequence:
- the LOC112760932 gene encoding callose synthase 7-like, with product MYSAVVECYESLKDIIYNLLQHEEDKMSSMYCDRIVSHICVKVEWSIQEHTFVKEFKMSGLPSLSEKLEKFLTLLQAEDDKLETLKPQIVNVLQDIVEIILQGVMLDGHLVMENLRLNTKKRGQRFVNIDTDFTVNKSVKEKVIRLHLLLTVKESAINVPQNLDARRHITFFANSLFMNMPKAPKVRNVLSFRKKLICIYTTT from the exons ATGTATTCAGCAGTCGTCGAATGCTATGAATCTCTCAAGGATATCATTTATAACCTCCTGCAACATGAGGAAGATAAGAT GTCTTCCATGTATTGTGATAGGATTGTAAGCCATATTTGTGTTAAAGTTGAATGGAGCATACAAGAACACACATTTGTCAAGGAATTCAAGATGAGTGGTTTGCCTTCACTTAGTGAGAAATTGGAGAAATTCCTAACTCTATTG CAAGCTGAAGACGACAAACTCGAGACACTGAAGCCCCAAATAGTCAATGTTCTGCAGGATATTGTAGAAATTATCTTACAAGGTGTTATGCTTGATGGCCATTT AGTCATGGAAAATCTTCGTCTCAACACCAAAAAAAGAGGACAGAGATTTGTCAACATAGATACTGATTTTACTGTCAACAAATCAGTGAAGGAGAAG GTTATTAGGCTTCATTTGCTTTTAACAGTAAAGGAATCAGCCATCAATGTGCCTCAAAATCTGGATGCTCGCCGCCATATCACATTCTTTGCAAATTCCTTATTCATGAATATGCCGAAGGCTCCCAAAGTTCGAAATGTGTTGTCCTTCAG aaaaaaattaatttgcatATACACAACTACTTGA